From Megalops cyprinoides isolate fMegCyp1 chromosome 18, fMegCyp1.pri, whole genome shotgun sequence, one genomic window encodes:
- the mfsd8 gene encoding major facilitator superfamily domain-containing protein 8 translates to MSQLLESEENTPLLKGDLGSDGTLQDAAREVKSRWRSIRVMYFTMFLSSVGFTIVITSIWPYLQKIDDSASASFLGWVVAAYSLGQMVASPLFGLWSNHRPRTEPLVCSIVINVVANILYAYVYLLPSHNKYYMLVARAFVGFGAGNVAVVRSYVAGATSLKERTSAMANMSACQALGFILGPALQAGLSFIGETGVSLGVLDLQLNMYTAPALLAACFGIINILLVLLVLREHRVDDHGRQISAINYISEERVGVMESLGGDIDQVAVITSNILFFIVLFIFAVFETIATPLSMDMFAWTRRQAVLYNGIILACIGFESIVVFLVVKVVSKRVGDRPVLLGGLAVIFCGFFILLPWGNEYPKIQWSDLLNSSTHGLISPTQSSNSTLEPTGCPVQQTWCLFTPVIQLGQYITSDILIGVGYPACNVMSYTLYSKILGPKPQGVYMGWLTASGSGARTLGPVFVSQVYTSLGPRWAFSVICAVLLGALILLAVMYHRLIAFSVRHGRMHE, encoded by the exons ATGTCGCAACTACTGGAATCTGAGGAGAATACACCCTTGTTAAAAGGCGATCTTGGCAG TGATGGCACTCTTCAGGACGCAGCACGCGAAGTTAAGAGTCGATGGAGGTCCATTCGGGTCATGTACTTCACTATGTTCCTCAGCAGCGTGG GTTTCACCATAGTGATTACATCAATATGGCCCTATCTGCAAAAG ATAGATGACAGCGCCAGCGCCAGCTTCTTGGGTTGGGTGGTGGCGGCCTACAGTCTTGGCCAGATGGTGGCCTCCCCCCTCTTTGGCCTGTGGTCCAATCACAGGCCCAGGACAGAGCCCCTGGTGTGCTCCATCGTAATCAACGTGGTGGCAAACATCCTCTACGCTTACGTGTACCTGCTGCCATCGCACAACAAGTACTACATGCTAGTTGCCCGGGCCTTTGTGGGGTTTGGCGCAG GTAACGTTGCTGTGGTCAGGTCCTATGTTGCTGGCGCTACCTCACTGAAGGAGAGGACCAGTGCTATGGCAAACATGAGCGCTTGTCAGGCCCTGGGGTTCATACTGGGTCCAG CATTGCAGGCCGGCCTGTCCTTCATTGGTGAGACGGGCGTGTCACTGGGTGTGCTGGACCTGCAGCTGAACATGTACACAGCGCCTGCCCTCCTGGCTGCCTGCTTTGGCATCATTAACATCCTCCTGGTCCTTCTGGTGTTAAG AGAGCACCGCGTGGATGATCACGGCAGGCAAATCAGCGCAATAAATTACATCTCAGAAG aACGAGTCGGTGTGATGGAGAGCCTGGGCGGCGACATCGACCAAGTCGCCGTCATCACGTCAAACATCCTGTTCTTCATTGTCCTGTTCATTTTCGCCGTTTTTGAAAC GATAGCCACGCCCCTCTCCATGGATATGTTCGCCTGGACTCGGAGGCAGGCTGTGCTCTACAATGGCATCATACTGGCCTGCATCGGGTTTGAGTCCATCGTGGTCTTCTTAGTGGTGAAGGTGGTGTCAAAAAG gGTGGGGGATCGTCCTGTCCTCCTTGGTGGTTTGGCTGTCATCTTCTGTGGGTTCTTCATCTTGCTGCCTTGGGGAAATGAGTACCCCAAAATCCAGTGGTCAG ACCTTCTGAACAGCTCCACCCATGGCCTGATTAGCCCAACCCAAAGCTCCAACTCCACCCTGGAGCCCACAGGCTGCCCTGTGCAGCAGACGTGGTGTCTGTTCACACCCGTCATCCAGTTGGGACAGTACATCACCTCCGACATCCTCATCGGGGTGGGATACCCAGCCTGTAACGTCATGTCCTATACCCTTTACTCAAAAATCTTGGGTCCAAAACCACAG GGCGTATACATGGGCTGGCTGACGGCGTCGGGCAGTGGGGCGCGGACACTGGGGCCGGTGTTTGTGTCCCAGGTGTACACCAGCCTGGGCCCGCGCTGGGCCTTCAGCGTCATCTGCGCGGTGCTGTTGGGCGCTCTTATCCTTCTGGCCGTTATGTACCACCGCCTCATTGCCTTCTCTGTGCGCCACGGACGCATGCATGAATAG